AATAAGCGGCTAAgtttttcaaatgaataaaataaGCAACTGTGAGTTTAAATGCATGCTATTCCTAATATTCTGATTTCCTATCGTGATTTTAAACATCAATAAGTAGGTCAAGGTGGATATAGTTATTTGTGACAACTGAAAATATCTACACAAAAATGAGTCTTTTTACAAAGCCATAACAtaaacaaacatatatatgtattttataattaaaacaaatgtaCACACAAAATACttaacaattttgaaatttaaaacaaatatacAACTTGGTAAAAAAAAGATACATTAAAATATAACAGCTGATCAATAAAATAATAACTACTACACCATATCCATTTCGAGATCCGTATCCCCATCTGCATCCAAAAGTTTTCTTTGGTCATATGATGTCTTTGCATCGCTGACACTAGTCAACGGACGTACCTTGCCCACATTCACCACTGGACTTTGGGTATACAGGTAAATGGCAAAGGAAACTACAGCTATGGACAAAGCGGTATTGATATAAATTGGTATTGCAAAGAGGAAGTAACACAGAACCGCTGTAAACAACAATTCCAATGCACTGGCAAAGGTTTTCAATATggagttcatatattttaaaaagAAGCTAGTCACTATGCCAATCGCAGCATTATTTATAATAATTACTATGACTTTAAAGCGAAATATTGCTTGTAGACTATCCGATGTGAAGGCGGAGAATAGTTCTCCCTTACATAAAAGTATCACAACATTACAAACTATTGAATCTAAATACATGAAGACATTTTGAATGAAAATATTAACTTCGGAGCCTTTGTCCTTTAATAAATATTCATTGTAGACACCAGCCAAGCAGGAGAATATAGTTTGGGCCAGTATTAGTAGGGCACTTAGACTAAAATCAAAACCACTCATATTTTTACTGCTCATTTGGTGTTCCATTTTGGTTGTAGCCTGAGTTACAAGTGGATTTTTGTTAGTAATAGCCTCGGGGCTAGCATCACTTTCGCTGTAGGCACCAgagaaatttatttgttttatcatGCAGCCCACAGTTAGTAGAACTAATGACATCCATTGGCGTTTGGTtagatattttttgaaaattatctaaaataaaaaaagatgcATAGAAAATAAGGTAGATTAGTATCAGATTTATCAGACagataaaaaatacaaaaatgatTCATTACTAACCTAACACTAATGTATAGGTTGGTAGGTTTTAAAGAGATTTCAAACCACCCCAGGTTATCAGCTAGTTGGAATCGGCTCTTAACCAGGTATACTTTACATAATATCGAATCATTTATCATTCTATAACCCAAAgtctattcaattcaattcaatttggcGACGAGGGCGAAAAGGGCTATGAAGTACTCCAAaggaacaatcccatggcagccggttgtacgtacgggattgacccgatggagtttttCATCGGCAAGAACTGCCGCatcagtgtataacacaatgctactgcaacaacaacaactccaaAGGGATATGACATACtccaatatttatatatactcaATATAGAAAACATTGAATTTGCTGCTACATAAACATTGTTGTCTTAAAAGGTTCTACTATTACATCTCTGCAATAACTATCACCTTGTCTAAGGTGTTATTTTTCACACGACCATAGAAATGAGATAAAAAAGGGAAATGGTCTTGTTCTGAGCAGTAAGTTGAAACAAGATAAAGAGGAGCGAGGTATGTATTCCATAAaaccaataataaaaaaatagataGTAAACAGCACACATATGTATAGGTAAaaagaataaacaagtaaaatataATAGCCACTAAttgtttaataaacaaaaaagaaaatcacaaaaaaCTGAAATGTgacataaaaatcgcatttaaatG
The Stomoxys calcitrans chromosome 3, idStoCalc2.1, whole genome shotgun sequence genome window above contains:
- the LOC106089727 gene encoding UDP-galactose transporter senju; translated protein: MAINWRELFPTKLTLLIFILYMSLFIGQGIFVTASQDANNSYSYNTVTVVLLTEVLKLLVSGALYMKDHSFPTLVKDVRKDSNVMMLYFVPAFLYCLYNNLAFVNLSTFDPTTYYLLLQLRVVITGILFQIIFKKYLTKRQWMSLVLLTVGCMIKQINFSGAYSESDASPEAITNKNPLVTQATTKMEHQMSSKNMSGFDFSLSALLILAQTIFSCLAGVYNEYLLKDKGSEVNIFIQNVFMYLDSIVCNVVILLCKGELFSAFTSDSLQAIFRFKVIVIIINNAAIGIVTSFFLKYMNSILKTFASALELLFTAVLCYFLFAIPIYINTALSIAVVSFAIYLYTQSPVVNVGKVRPLTSVSDAKTSYDQRKLLDADGDTDLEMDMV